From the Rhodoferax sp. WC2427 genome, one window contains:
- a CDS encoding error-prone DNA polymerase encodes MLSDRPTVPSTIPAYAELWCLSNFSFLRGASQPDELVERAKKLGYAALAVTDECSMAGIVRAHVAAKEQGLPLLVGSQFQVDGEAPFTFIVLACNLNGYGNLCEFITGLRRSAHKGTYHLSRDAIAPQALADCVVLAAPDRRSTGAQLESVARWLLGAFTGRCWLAVQMLRVLGDEMWLHQLRQVSALTAIALVAAGDVHMHVRSRKPLQDVLTATRIGQPLTACGLALQPNAERHLRTRLRLAQTYPPDLLMETLQVAARCDFSLDELRYRYPDEVVPPGETPMGYLRRITYEGAGRRWPQGMAAKEQEQIEHELALIGDLRFEHYFLTVYDIVRFARSQHILCQGRGSAANSVVCYCLGVTEVDPARMRMLFERFISRERNEPPDIDIDFEHERREEVLQYLYAKYGRDRAALTGVVICYRPKSAIRDVGKALGFPLETLELLAKGHHWWDGQTVDPVRLQEAGLRLDDLAVQQLLELTTALLGFPRHLSQHTGGFVLTQGPLARMVPIENAAMPNRTVIEWDKDDLDAVGLLKVDCLALGMLTALRKSLDFIGQRTGQTMTMQDIPPKCVATYDMICQADTVGVFQIESRAQMGMLPRLKPRCFYDLVVEVAIVRPGPIQGGMVHPYLNRRQGIEPVTFPSAALEEALGRTLGVPIFQEQVMQISILAAGFTAGEADGLRRAMAAWKRKGGLEKYYDKIVGGMTARGYDEAFAQNIFEQIKGFGEYGFPESHAASFALLVYDSCWIKRHHPAEFLAAMLNSQPLGFYSASQLVQDAQRHGVEVRSPDVMHSQVDCTLEDLPHPPAVRLGLRLIDKLQKKSAQRIVQARAEAPFDSAEDLARRAHLEQHEMQTLAAADALMGLSGHRRQQVWDASALRSTPLLLRDAPVDEDLLELPPALEGEEVVWDYASLGLTLRSHPLALLRPQLARRRLMSAQDLRDVPDGRMVRHCGIVTLRQQPPTAKGTTFITLEDETGVVQVICWRAVRETQRAVLLGARLLAVYGRWQREGDVMNLIARKLVDLTPLLGSLPTASRDFK; translated from the coding sequence ATGTTGTCCGACCGACCGACCGTTCCATCGACCATTCCGGCCTATGCCGAGCTGTGGTGCCTGAGTAATTTCTCTTTTCTGCGCGGTGCCAGCCAACCCGACGAGCTGGTGGAACGGGCCAAAAAACTGGGCTATGCCGCCCTGGCGGTCACCGACGAGTGTTCCATGGCGGGTATCGTGCGCGCCCACGTGGCCGCCAAGGAGCAGGGCCTGCCATTGCTGGTGGGCAGCCAGTTCCAGGTCGATGGCGAGGCGCCGTTCACCTTCATCGTGCTGGCCTGCAACCTCAACGGTTACGGCAATCTGTGCGAGTTCATCACCGGGCTGCGCCGGTCGGCGCACAAGGGCACGTACCACCTCAGCCGCGATGCCATCGCCCCGCAGGCCCTGGCCGACTGCGTGGTGCTGGCCGCACCGGACCGGCGCTCCACTGGCGCGCAGCTGGAATCCGTGGCCCGCTGGCTGCTCGGTGCCTTTACCGGCCGCTGCTGGCTGGCGGTGCAGATGCTGCGCGTGCTGGGCGACGAGATGTGGCTGCACCAGCTGCGCCAGGTCAGCGCGCTCACCGCCATTGCGCTGGTCGCCGCCGGGGACGTGCACATGCATGTGCGCTCCCGCAAGCCGCTGCAGGATGTACTTACCGCCACCCGGATCGGCCAACCCCTGACCGCCTGCGGCCTGGCCCTGCAGCCCAATGCAGAGCGGCATTTGCGCACCCGGCTGCGCCTGGCCCAGACCTACCCCCCGGACCTGCTGATGGAGACCCTGCAAGTGGCCGCCCGCTGCGACTTTTCTCTGGACGAGTTGCGCTACCGGTACCCGGACGAAGTGGTGCCGCCGGGCGAAACGCCTATGGGGTATCTGCGCCGCATCACCTACGAGGGGGCAGGGCGGCGCTGGCCGCAGGGCATGGCCGCCAAAGAGCAGGAGCAGATCGAGCACGAGCTGGCACTCATTGGCGATCTGCGCTTCGAACACTACTTTCTCACTGTCTACGACATCGTGCGTTTCGCCCGCAGCCAGCACATCCTCTGCCAGGGCCGGGGGTCGGCGGCCAACTCCGTGGTTTGCTACTGCCTGGGGGTGACCGAGGTGGACCCGGCGCGCATGCGCATGCTGTTTGAGCGCTTCATCAGCCGCGAGCGCAACGAGCCGCCCGACATCGATATCGACTTCGAGCACGAGCGGCGTGAAGAGGTGCTGCAGTACCTGTACGCCAAATACGGTCGGGACCGCGCGGCACTGACCGGCGTGGTCATCTGCTACCGACCCAAATCGGCCATCCGGGACGTGGGCAAGGCGCTGGGGTTCCCGCTGGAGACCCTGGAACTGCTGGCCAAGGGCCACCACTGGTGGGATGGCCAGACCGTGGACCCCGTGCGGCTGCAGGAAGCGGGCCTGCGCCTGGACGACCTGGCGGTGCAGCAACTGCTGGAGCTGACCACGGCCTTGCTGGGCTTTCCGCGCCACCTATCCCAGCACACCGGGGGCTTTGTGCTCACCCAGGGCCCGCTGGCGCGTATGGTGCCCATCGAAAACGCTGCCATGCCCAACCGCACCGTGATCGAATGGGACAAGGACGACCTGGATGCCGTGGGCCTGCTCAAGGTGGACTGCCTGGCGCTGGGCATGCTCACCGCCCTGCGCAAGTCGCTGGACTTCATTGGCCAGCGCACCGGCCAGACCATGACCATGCAGGACATCCCGCCCAAGTGTGTGGCCACCTACGACATGATTTGCCAAGCCGACACCGTGGGCGTGTTCCAGATCGAGAGCCGGGCGCAAATGGGCATGCTGCCCCGGCTCAAGCCCCGTTGCTTCTACGACCTGGTGGTGGAAGTGGCCATCGTGCGCCCCGGGCCCATCCAGGGTGGCATGGTGCACCCCTACCTGAACCGTCGGCAGGGCATCGAGCCCGTCACGTTCCCCAGCGCGGCGCTGGAAGAGGCCTTGGGCCGCACCTTGGGGGTGCCGATCTTCCAGGAGCAGGTGATGCAGATCTCCATCCTGGCCGCAGGTTTTACCGCGGGCGAGGCAGACGGGCTGCGGCGGGCCATGGCCGCCTGGAAACGCAAGGGCGGGCTGGAAAAATACTACGACAAGATTGTGGGTGGCATGACGGCGCGCGGCTACGACGAGGCGTTTGCCCAGAACATCTTCGAGCAGATCAAGGGCTTTGGCGAGTATGGCTTTCCAGAGAGCCATGCGGCATCGTTTGCCTTGCTGGTCTATGACAGTTGCTGGATCAAGCGGCACCACCCGGCCGAATTTTTGGCCGCCATGCTCAACAGCCAGCCGCTGGGTTTTTACTCGGCCTCGCAACTGGTGCAGGATGCCCAGCGCCACGGGGTGGAGGTGCGGTCCCCGGATGTGATGCACAGCCAGGTGGACTGCACCCTGGAAGACCTGCCGCACCCCCCGGCCGTGCGGCTGGGCCTGCGCCTCATCGACAAGCTGCAGAAAAAGTCCGCCCAGCGCATCGTGCAGGCCCGTGCCGAAGCACCGTTTGACAGCGCCGAAGACCTGGCCCGGCGTGCCCACCTGGAGCAGCACGAGATGCAGACCCTGGCCGCCGCCGATGCGCTGATGGGCCTGTCCGGCCACCGGCGGCAACAGGTCTGGGATGCCTCGGCGCTGCGTTCCACGCCGCTGCTGCTGCGGGATGCGCCGGTGGACGAGGATCTGCTGGAACTGCCCCCCGCACTGGAAGGGGAAGAGGTGGTGTGGGATTACGCGTCCCTGGGCCTGACCCTGCGCAGCCACCCGCTGGCGCTGCTGCGGCCCCAACTGGCCCGGCGCAGGCTCATGTCGGCCCAAGACCTGCGGGACGTACCCGATGGCCGCATGGTGCGCCACTGCGGCATCGTCACGCTGCGCCAGCAGCCGCCCACCGCCAAGGGCACCACCTTCATCACCCTGGAAGACGAAACCGGGGTGGTGCAGGTGATCTGCTGGAGGGCCGTGCGGGAGACGCAGCGTGCAGTGCTCCTGGGCGCCAGGCTGCTGGCGGTGTACGGCCGCTGGCAGCGCGAAGGCGATGTGATGAACCTGATCGCCCGGAAACTGGTGGACTTGACCCCCTTGCTGGGTAGCCTGCCTACCGCCAGCCGGGATTTCAAATAG
- a CDS encoding DNA polymerase Y family protein produces MLWAALLPEAPPPPNPPRTEALQGLAVWCLQFTPRVAVLEAAVLMEVEGSERLFGGRRALAAQVRTESAALGVAFLAWAPTSLAALALARCGVRNGFAQPLAVLLDALPLASLAAVAAHAPMLARLGCTTLGQVRALPRGGLSRRFDKELLVALDQAYGLRPCAHAWVALPEQFHARLELMSRVEHAPAILFGARRLLLQLCGWLAARRCGVTAVTLRWCHDAMRSKTAGDGGELTIRTAEPTRSVEHLARLLAENLAKVQLLAPVGDLELLAVEVRAFEAPTASLLPDSQQDGESLALVLERIAARLGPQRVLRPVLQEDHRLEWTVHWQPAPAPLPRKSAATSPAPYTLPQPSFVLLQPLPLAVQDHRPLYQGLLQLLSGPHRVEGGWWHRLSDETGTHAQTVVRDYWVALSAHAGVLWIYQTRLADEDTAWFLHGMFA; encoded by the coding sequence ATGCTGTGGGCCGCCTTGCTCCCCGAAGCACCCCCACCCCCCAACCCGCCCCGCACTGAGGCGCTGCAGGGTCTGGCGGTGTGGTGTCTGCAATTCACCCCCCGCGTGGCCGTGCTGGAAGCCGCCGTGCTGATGGAAGTGGAGGGCAGCGAGCGCCTGTTTGGCGGCAGGCGCGCGCTGGCGGCGCAGGTGCGTACGGAATCTGCGGCGCTGGGCGTGGCTTTTCTGGCCTGGGCCCCCACCAGCCTGGCGGCGCTGGCCCTGGCGCGCTGCGGCGTGCGCAACGGCTTTGCCCAGCCGCTGGCGGTGCTGCTGGATGCCCTGCCGCTGGCATCTTTGGCGGCGGTGGCGGCCCATGCGCCGATGCTGGCGCGCCTGGGCTGCACCACCCTGGGCCAGGTCCGGGCGCTGCCACGCGGCGGGCTCAGCCGCCGCTTCGACAAGGAGTTGCTGGTGGCCCTGGACCAGGCCTATGGCCTGCGCCCCTGTGCCCATGCCTGGGTGGCGCTGCCCGAGCAGTTCCATGCCCGGCTGGAGCTGATGTCGCGGGTCGAGCATGCCCCGGCCATTCTGTTCGGTGCACGCCGCCTGCTGCTGCAGCTGTGCGGCTGGCTGGCAGCCCGGCGCTGCGGTGTCACGGCCGTCACCCTGCGCTGGTGCCACGATGCCATGCGCTCCAAAACCGCCGGTGACGGTGGTGAACTCACCATCCGCACCGCAGAGCCCACCCGCAGCGTCGAGCACCTGGCACGGTTGCTCGCAGAAAACCTGGCCAAAGTGCAGTTGCTGGCCCCGGTGGGGGATCTTGAGCTGCTGGCCGTGGAGGTGCGGGCCTTTGAAGCGCCCACCGCCTCCTTGCTGCCCGACAGCCAGCAAGACGGCGAGTCGCTGGCCCTGGTGCTGGAGCGCATTGCCGCCCGGCTGGGGCCGCAGCGGGTGCTGCGCCCGGTGCTGCAGGAAGACCACCGCCTGGAGTGGACCGTCCACTGGCAACCGGCCCCGGCACCGCTGCCACGCAAGAGCGCTGCCACCTCTCCGGCGCCGTACACGCTGCCCCAGCCCAGCTTTGTACTGCTGCAGCCCTTGCCCTTGGCGGTGCAGGACCATCGGCCGCTGTACCAGGGTTTGCTGCAGTTGCTGTCGGGCCCGCACCGGGTCGAAGGCGGCTGGTGGCACCGGCTCAGCGATGAGACGGGCACCCATGCCCAGACCGTGGTGCGCGACTACTGGGTCGCCCTGAGCGCACACGCCGGGGTGCTATGGATCTACCAGACCCGGCTGGCCGACGAGGACACCGCCTGGTTCCTGCACGGCATGTTCGCCTGA
- the imuA gene encoding translesion DNA synthesis-associated protein ImuA: MAAAVWRGSELGTPVASVVSSGWALLDQELPGGGWPCHALAEVLSPQPAVLEWRLLGPALRQVVARGGQVVVVAPPRQPHLPGLVHAGLDPRQLVWIQADTPAERLWVTEQLIKSGSAGALVAWVPQARQEQIRRLQVCAQSCAGLVFLCRPEAAQHEASAAPLRVHASLGLDWALRVQVFKRRGPVHAGQVTLPSVPGGLASVLTPRLLRPSQFFLPRESSHAVGRLAPRSTPTPQPAPH, encoded by the coding sequence GTGGCGGCGGCGGTCTGGCGTGGTTCCGAGCTGGGCACGCCCGTGGCCTCGGTGGTTTCATCCGGGTGGGCACTGCTGGACCAGGAACTGCCCGGCGGCGGCTGGCCCTGCCATGCGCTGGCCGAGGTGCTGAGTCCGCAACCGGCGGTATTGGAATGGCGGCTGCTGGGGCCAGCGCTGCGCCAGGTGGTGGCCCGGGGCGGCCAGGTGGTGGTGGTGGCCCCGCCCCGGCAGCCGCACCTGCCGGGCCTGGTACATGCGGGGCTGGACCCGCGCCAACTGGTGTGGATCCAGGCCGATACCCCCGCAGAACGGCTGTGGGTGACCGAGCAGCTCATCAAATCTGGCTCGGCCGGTGCCCTGGTGGCCTGGGTGCCGCAGGCGCGGCAAGAGCAGATCCGCCGCCTGCAGGTGTGCGCGCAAAGCTGTGCGGGCCTGGTGTTCCTGTGCCGCCCCGAAGCCGCGCAGCATGAAGCCTCGGCGGCCCCGCTGCGGGTGCATGCCAGCCTGGGCCTGGACTGGGCGTTGCGCGTGCAGGTGTTCAAGCGCCGCGGCCCGGTGCACGCGGGGCAGGTCACGCTGCCCTCGGTGCCCGGTGGGCTGGCGTCGGTGCTGACACCGCGCCTGCTGCGCCCCAGCCAGTTTTTTCTTCCCCGCGAAAGTTCCCATGCTGTGGGCCGCCTTGCTCCCCGAAGCACCCCCACCCCCCAACCCGCCCCGCACTGA
- a CDS encoding thioesterase family protein translates to MASDPLYIAKVPPEWVDYNGHLRDAYYGLICSYATDALMDQIGLDAAGRARTHGSLFTLESHIHYLHEVKLGAEVQVQLQVLGLDAKRLHIFLQLLLPGQAEPVAVCEQMLLHVDMRGPRSAAFPAEVLARVQRIAAAHHALPVPALVGKVMQLPGARPTS, encoded by the coding sequence ATGGCATCTGACCCCCTGTACATCGCCAAAGTGCCGCCCGAATGGGTGGACTACAACGGCCACCTGCGCGATGCCTACTACGGGCTGATTTGTAGCTACGCCACCGACGCACTGATGGACCAGATCGGCCTGGATGCCGCGGGCCGCGCCCGCACCCACGGCAGCCTGTTCACGCTGGAAAGCCATATCCACTACCTGCACGAGGTGAAGCTGGGGGCCGAAGTGCAGGTGCAACTGCAGGTGCTGGGCTTGGACGCCAAGCGGTTGCATATTTTTCTGCAGCTGCTGTTGCCGGGCCAGGCGGAGCCGGTGGCGGTGTGCGAGCAGATGCTGCTGCATGTGGACATGCGTGGCCCCCGTTCGGCGGCCTTTCCCGCCGAGGTGCTGGCCCGGGTGCAGCGCATCGCGGCGGCACACCATGCACTGCCCGTGCCCGCCCTGGTGGGGAAGGTGATGCAACTGCCCGGAGCACGGCCTACGAGCTAG
- a CDS encoding L-carnitine dehydrogenase, translated as MTITTHIKTFAALGVGVIGSGWVARALAHGLDVVAWDPAAGAEQQLRANVANAWPALERQGLAAGASMERLRFVATIAECVQHADFIQESAPERQDLKLSLHAQISAAARPDAIIASSTSGLLPTDFYASATHPERCVVGHPFNPVYLLPLVEVVGGEKTSAEAIAAAIKIYSALGMRPLHVRKEIPGFIADRLLEAVWREALHLVNDGVATTGEIDDAIRYGAGIRWSFMGTFLTYTLAGGDAGMRHFMAQFGPALELPWTKLVAPKLTDALIDSVVEGTTAQLGTHSIKQLERYRDDAIQSVMAAVEAAKARHGI; from the coding sequence ATGACCATCACCACCCACATCAAGACTTTCGCCGCCCTGGGCGTAGGCGTTATCGGCAGCGGCTGGGTCGCACGCGCACTGGCCCACGGGCTGGATGTCGTCGCCTGGGACCCGGCTGCCGGGGCCGAGCAGCAACTGCGCGCCAACGTGGCCAATGCCTGGCCTGCGCTGGAGCGGCAAGGTTTGGCGGCAGGGGCTTCCATGGAGCGCCTGCGTTTTGTCGCCACCATCGCCGAATGCGTGCAGCACGCCGACTTCATCCAGGAAAGCGCCCCCGAGCGGCAAGACCTCAAGCTGTCGCTGCACGCGCAGATCAGCGCGGCCGCCCGGCCCGATGCCATCATCGCCTCGTCCACCTCCGGCCTGTTGCCCACCGACTTTTACGCCAGTGCCACTCACCCCGAGCGCTGCGTGGTCGGTCACCCGTTCAACCCGGTGTACTTGCTGCCCCTGGTGGAAGTGGTGGGCGGCGAAAAGACCTCCGCCGAAGCCATTGCCGCGGCTATCAAAATCTATAGCGCACTTGGCATGCGGCCCCTGCATGTACGCAAGGAAATCCCCGGATTCATCGCCGACCGCCTGCTGGAGGCCGTGTGGCGCGAGGCCCTGCACCTGGTCAACGACGGCGTGGCCACTACCGGCGAGATCGACGATGCCATCCGCTATGGCGCAGGCATCCGCTGGTCCTTCATGGGCACGTTCCTGACCTACACCCTGGCAGGGGGCGATGCGGGCATGCGGCATTTCATGGCGCAGTTTGGCCCGGCCCTGGAGCTGCCCTGGACCAAGCTGGTGGCGCCTAAACTCACCGATGCGCTGATCGACAGCGTGGTGGAGGGCACCACTGCCCAGCTCGGCACCCACAGCATCAAGCAACTGGAGCGCTACCGCGACGATGCCATCCAGAGCGTGATGGCCGCCGTGGAAGCCGCCAAAGCCCGCCATGGCATCTGA
- a CDS encoding GDSL-type esterase/lipase family protein, whose amino-acid sequence MADLINDHRICFVGDSMTQGTSDPTCLGWPGRVSAAAWNRGYAVTAHNLGIRGDTSQGIAARWQAESAVRLQVQCHKYLVFSFGANDMTPQDDGLRVPVAQSVECFTRIVSTAQALHPTVVLGPFPVGEAAQDARILDLCPLYADRARALGVPYMPVARFLADSALWRADVAASDGCHPGAAGYQLVADQVLAWPAWWFNSLTTL is encoded by the coding sequence CGACCACCGCATTTGCTTCGTCGGCGATTCGATGACGCAGGGCACCAGCGACCCGACCTGCCTGGGTTGGCCGGGCCGTGTCAGTGCCGCTGCGTGGAACCGGGGCTATGCGGTGACCGCCCATAACCTGGGCATCCGCGGCGATACCAGCCAGGGCATCGCGGCGCGCTGGCAGGCCGAGTCGGCAGTGCGCCTGCAGGTGCAGTGCCATAAATACCTGGTGTTTTCATTCGGTGCCAACGACATGACCCCGCAGGACGACGGCTTGCGGGTGCCGGTGGCGCAGAGTGTGGAATGCTTTACCCGCATCGTCTCCACGGCCCAGGCGCTGCACCCCACCGTGGTGCTGGGCCCGTTCCCGGTGGGCGAGGCGGCGCAGGATGCCCGCATCCTGGACCTGTGCCCGCTGTACGCCGACCGCGCCCGGGCCCTGGGCGTGCCGTATATGCCGGTGGCCCGATTCTTGGCCGACAGCGCACTCTGGCGGGCCGACGTGGCCGCCAGCGACGGCTGCCATCCGGGGGCGGCGGGCTACCAACTGGTGGCCGACCAGGTGCTGGCCTGGCCCGCCTGGTGGTTCAACTCATTAACAACTCTTTAA